The Iamia majanohamensis genome window below encodes:
- a CDS encoding glycosyltransferase, giving the protein MSDTAAEVAGQDRGAAHPGPRVLVVIPGIGTGGGAERALLEGAPGLLARGVDLAVVDFVDRPHSGAAALRGLGVPVTRVEGGGTLGRARALRRVVRARAPDLVHTVLFEADLAGRLACAGTGVPVLTSLVHTNYEPGRRQDPTYSRWRVGLVRLVDAVSARLLARHAVANSEAARSSAVARLRYPRRRTSVVLRGRAAPAPVPPEVVRAVRDELGVGTGAPLVVTVGRHEFQKDHLTLLAAVRRLRERHPDVVVAVAGREGTMTDRLRRERDDGLRGTVRLLGHRDDVPALLAAADVFAFTSVLEGLPNAVVEAMAAGTPVVATDIPATREVVADAARLVPAGDPEALAAALEGVLGDPQEAARLAAAGRERHRLGLSQERSDDALAALYRALAHDPPHPRR; this is encoded by the coding sequence GTGAGCGACACCGCAGCCGAGGTGGCAGGCCAGGACCGCGGCGCGGCGCACCCCGGCCCCCGGGTGCTCGTCGTGATCCCGGGGATCGGCACGGGCGGGGGGGCCGAGCGGGCGCTGCTGGAGGGGGCCCCGGGCCTGCTGGCGCGCGGCGTCGACCTCGCCGTCGTCGACTTCGTCGACCGCCCCCACAGCGGCGCCGCCGCCCTCCGGGGCCTGGGCGTGCCGGTGACCAGGGTCGAGGGCGGGGGGACCCTCGGACGGGCCCGAGCCCTCCGCCGGGTGGTCCGGGCCCGGGCGCCCGACCTCGTCCACACCGTGCTCTTCGAGGCCGACCTCGCCGGGCGCCTGGCCTGCGCCGGCACCGGCGTCCCCGTGCTCACCAGCCTGGTCCACACCAACTACGAGCCGGGGCGACGCCAGGACCCCACCTACTCGCGCTGGCGCGTCGGACTGGTCCGCCTCGTCGACGCCGTGTCGGCCCGGCTGCTCGCCCGTCACGCGGTGGCCAACTCCGAGGCGGCCCGGAGCTCGGCCGTGGCCCGGCTCCGCTACCCCCGTCGGCGCACGAGCGTGGTCCTCCGGGGACGCGCCGCCCCGGCGCCCGTGCCGCCGGAGGTGGTCCGCGCAGTGCGGGACGAGCTCGGGGTCGGCACCGGGGCTCCGCTCGTGGTGACGGTCGGGCGCCACGAGTTCCAGAAGGACCACCTCACCCTCCTGGCCGCGGTCCGCCGCCTCCGCGAGCGGCACCCGGACGTCGTGGTCGCGGTGGCGGGCAGGGAGGGCACCATGACCGACCGCCTGCGCCGCGAGCGGGACGACGGTCTCCGGGGCACGGTCCGGCTGCTCGGGCACCGCGACGACGTCCCGGCGCTCCTGGCGGCCGCCGACGTCTTCGCCTTCACCTCGGTCCTCGAGGGCCTCCCCAACGCCGTCGTCGAGGCCATGGCCGCCGGGACACCGGTCGTCGCCACCGACATCCCCGCCACCCGGGAGGTGGTGGCCGACGCGGCCCGCCTCGTCCCCGCCGGTGACCCGGAGGCCCTGGCCGCGGCCCTCGAGGGGGTCCTGGGTGACCCGCAGGAGGCGGCGCGGCTCGCCGCCGCCGGACGGGAGCGCCACCGCCTCGGCCTGTCCCAGGAGCGCTCCGACGATGCCCTGGCCGCGCTGTATCGTGCCCTCGCCCATGACCCGCCGCACCCGCGCCGCTGA